A region of Candidatus Binatia bacterium DNA encodes the following proteins:
- the murJ gene encoding murein biosynthesis integral membrane protein MurJ, producing the protein MAEERAGALAGEAQAEATQPVRLARSASIVGAAILVSRVLGLVREQVFAASFGAGRELDAFVTAFRIPNLFRDLFAEGALSAAFVTCFTQKLAREGEESAWRLANLVIHALVVVVGGLVLLGIAFAPWIVSVIAPGFAETPGKTELTIFLTRLMFPFLLLVALAAVAMGMLNARGRFGVPASASSFFNLGSIVVGLGAAWWLAPQYMRTVWGGSAGEVAVGGAERAIVGMAIGTVVGGALQLLVQVPSLYRVRYRYRPMLSFSDPGVRQVLALMGPATIGAAAVQVNVLVSNNFASQVGDGAVSWLNVAFRFMQLPIGLFGVAVGVVALPAVSRSAEREDFAEFNATIARALRLVFALCLPAAVGLAVLAPQFVGLVYEYGRFSAHDTAMASQALVAYAVGLAGYANIKVLVPAFYALGDARTPALISCLSILINATGGWLVVHWLDGGHAGLAGVTSAVALLNFALLFGLLRGRLGAFPGLAADVGRLLVAAAAVAVVCVTVRVAIGLVLPLDAPLGRAAVSALGVLAGAATFAGVASALGVGEVRELIRRVAARLPGRTR; encoded by the coding sequence ATGGCGGAGGAGCGTGCGGGGGCGCTAGCCGGTGAGGCGCAAGCGGAGGCGACGCAGCCGGTTCGGCTCGCACGCTCGGCCTCGATCGTCGGCGCCGCGATCCTCGTCAGCCGCGTGCTCGGCCTCGTCCGCGAGCAGGTGTTCGCGGCTTCTTTCGGCGCGGGGCGCGAGCTCGACGCCTTCGTGACGGCGTTCCGCATCCCGAACCTGTTCCGCGACCTGTTCGCCGAGGGCGCGCTCTCGGCCGCGTTCGTCACCTGCTTCACGCAGAAGCTCGCGCGCGAGGGCGAGGAGAGCGCGTGGCGGCTCGCGAATCTGGTGATTCACGCGCTCGTCGTGGTGGTCGGCGGTCTCGTGCTGCTCGGCATCGCCTTCGCGCCGTGGATCGTGAGCGTCATCGCGCCGGGCTTCGCCGAGACGCCCGGCAAGACCGAGCTCACGATCTTCCTCACGCGGCTCATGTTCCCGTTCCTGCTGCTGGTCGCGCTCGCGGCGGTCGCGATGGGGATGCTGAACGCACGTGGACGCTTCGGCGTTCCGGCGTCGGCGTCGAGCTTCTTCAACCTCGGCTCGATCGTCGTCGGCCTGGGCGCGGCCTGGTGGCTCGCGCCGCAGTACATGCGGACCGTGTGGGGCGGCTCGGCGGGCGAGGTCGCCGTCGGCGGCGCCGAGCGCGCGATCGTCGGCATGGCGATCGGCACCGTGGTCGGCGGCGCGCTGCAGCTGCTCGTGCAGGTGCCGTCGCTCTACCGCGTCCGCTACCGCTACCGCCCCATGCTGTCGTTCAGCGATCCGGGCGTCCGTCAAGTACTCGCGCTGATGGGACCGGCGACGATCGGAGCGGCGGCGGTGCAGGTGAACGTCCTCGTGAGCAACAACTTCGCGTCGCAGGTCGGCGACGGCGCGGTCTCGTGGCTGAACGTCGCCTTCCGCTTCATGCAGCTCCCGATCGGGCTGTTCGGCGTCGCGGTCGGCGTCGTCGCGCTGCCGGCGGTGTCGCGCAGCGCGGAGCGCGAGGATTTCGCCGAGTTCAACGCGACCATCGCACGCGCGCTGCGTCTCGTGTTCGCGCTCTGCCTGCCCGCCGCGGTGGGGCTCGCGGTGCTCGCGCCGCAGTTCGTCGGGCTGGTGTACGAGTACGGGCGCTTCTCCGCGCACGACACGGCGATGGCGTCGCAGGCGCTCGTCGCCTACGCGGTCGGGCTCGCGGGCTACGCGAACATCAAGGTGCTGGTGCCCGCGTTCTACGCGCTCGGCGACGCGCGCACGCCGGCGCTCATCTCCTGCTTGTCGATCCTCATCAACGCGACCGGCGGCTGGCTCGTCGTGCACTGGCTCGACGGCGGGCATGCGGGGCTCGCCGGCGTGACGTCGGCGGTCGCGCTCCTGAACTTCGCGCTGCTCTTCGGCTTGCTGCGCGGACGCCTCGGCGCCTTTCCCGGGCTCGCGGCGGACGTCGGACGTCTGCTCGTGGCGGCGGCGGCGGTGGCGGTGGTCTGCGTGACGGTGCGCGTGGCGATCGGGCTCGTGCTGCCGCTCGACGCTCCGCTCGGTCGCGCCGCGGTGTCGGCGCTCGGCGTGCTCGCGGGCGCGGCGACGTTCGCGGGCGTCGCGTCGGCGCTCGGCGTCGGCGAGGTCCGTGAGCTCATCCGACGGGTCGCTGCGCGGCTTCCGGGCCGGACGCGCTGA
- a CDS encoding 1,4-alpha-glucan branching protein domain-containing protein, producing MPSSTWSSQAGARVRGYVAIVLHAHLPFVRHPEYEEFLEERWLYEAITESYLPLLDVLAGLAADRIPHRLTLSLSPPLLNMLSDPLLQGRYLRHLEKLIAFSESEVERTRGDAQLHRVAIYNRDLLRRARRAFVETWEGDLVHGFRRLQEQGGLQVIACPATHGYLPMLAEHEPSVRAQIEVGLAEYRRFFGREPQAMWLPEAGYYEGLDRLLTQHGVRCVILEGHGVLHARPRPVFALWAPIVSPAGMVAFGRDGEASAQVWSATHGYPGDVDYRDFYRDAGWDLDYELVRPLLPPTGERVAIGVKYHRITGPSQEKEPYVLEWARAKVEAHATNFVRSRGRQIGWLASTMQHPPIVVAPYDAELFGHWWFEGPQWLDVMIRKAAYDQNTFALVTPLDYLASHPVAQEATPATSSWGEGGYNAVWLSGENDWIYRHLDAAGRRMTRLARRFRSATGLELRALNQAARELLLAQSSDWAFIMSRGTVVSYAVQRTRSHLARFDRLASALETGALEPEWLAEIEARDPIFPAIDYRVYR from the coding sequence ATGCCGTCCTCGACCTGGAGCTCGCAAGCGGGCGCGCGCGTGCGCGGCTACGTCGCCATCGTGCTGCACGCGCACCTGCCGTTCGTGCGCCATCCCGAGTACGAGGAGTTCCTCGAGGAGCGCTGGCTCTACGAGGCGATCACCGAGAGCTACCTGCCGCTGCTCGATGTGCTCGCGGGGCTCGCCGCGGATCGCATCCCGCACCGCCTCACGCTGTCGCTCTCCCCGCCGCTGCTGAACATGCTGTCCGACCCGCTCCTCCAGGGGCGCTACCTGCGTCACCTCGAGAAGCTGATCGCGTTCTCGGAGAGCGAGGTCGAGCGGACGCGCGGCGACGCGCAGCTGCACCGGGTGGCGATCTACAACCGCGACCTGCTGCGCCGGGCGCGGCGCGCCTTCGTCGAGACCTGGGAAGGCGACCTCGTGCACGGCTTCCGTCGCCTGCAGGAGCAAGGCGGCCTGCAGGTGATCGCCTGCCCGGCGACGCACGGCTACCTGCCGATGCTCGCCGAGCACGAGCCCAGCGTGCGCGCGCAGATCGAGGTCGGGCTCGCGGAGTACCGGCGCTTCTTCGGACGCGAGCCGCAGGCGATGTGGCTTCCGGAGGCGGGCTACTACGAGGGGCTCGACCGCCTGCTCACGCAGCACGGCGTGCGTTGCGTGATCCTCGAGGGACACGGCGTGCTGCACGCGCGTCCGCGTCCGGTGTTCGCGCTGTGGGCGCCGATCGTGTCGCCGGCCGGGATGGTGGCGTTCGGGCGCGACGGCGAGGCGTCGGCGCAGGTCTGGAGCGCGACGCACGGCTATCCCGGCGACGTCGACTACCGCGACTTCTACCGCGACGCGGGCTGGGATCTCGACTACGAGCTCGTGCGGCCGCTCCTGCCGCCGACCGGCGAGCGCGTCGCGATCGGCGTCAAGTATCACCGCATCACCGGCCCCTCGCAGGAAAAGGAACCCTACGTCCTCGAGTGGGCGCGGGCAAAGGTGGAGGCGCACGCGACGAACTTCGTGCGCAGTCGCGGGCGGCAGATCGGCTGGCTCGCGAGCACGATGCAGCACCCGCCGATCGTGGTCGCGCCGTACGACGCCGAGCTCTTCGGCCACTGGTGGTTCGAGGGTCCGCAGTGGCTCGACGTCATGATCCGCAAGGCCGCCTACGACCAGAACACCTTCGCGCTCGTCACGCCGCTCGACTACCTGGCGAGCCATCCGGTCGCGCAGGAGGCGACGCCCGCGACGTCGAGCTGGGGCGAAGGCGGCTACAACGCGGTGTGGCTCTCGGGCGAGAACGACTGGATCTACCGCCACCTCGACGCCGCGGGCCGCCGCATGACCCGGCTCGCTCGGCGCTTCCGTTCCGCGACCGGGCTCGAGCTGCGCGCGCTGAACCAGGCAGCGCGCGAGCTGCTGCTCGCGCAGTCGAGCGACTGGGCGTTCATCATGTCGCGCGGCACGGTGGTGAGCTACGCCGTGCAGCGCACGCGCAGCCACCTCGCGCGCTTCGATCGCCTCGCGAGCGCGCTCGAGACGGGCGCGCTCGAGCCCGAGTGGCTCGCCGAGATCGAGGCCCGCGACCCGATCTTCCCGGCGATCGACTACCGGGTGTACCGCTGA
- a CDS encoding DUF4912 domain-containing protein produces the protein MKSTIDFASGIASALFAAGETLVGVAARLLEASGLAPRQAPKSDDDPPPLRALTGGMAARTRSPETRRDDESGAPRPRRRVPLDDGAVPERYDEDRVVVRPRDPCTVHVYWSLSEATRAQRAANADRLLRDAVQIETRASDLDAQSDAASANGGATWIVPLAPLADATYLDLPSPCDAVRVTFGWLEEDGAFVPRVASTWVRMPPAGPAAEEAPRWRQLASPSQEPVEPPPLPSREARDALLRRAQETLMWISSAERPAGHPLETEPSASPERG, from the coding sequence GTGAAGTCGACGATCGACTTCGCCAGCGGGATCGCGAGCGCGCTCTTCGCCGCGGGGGAGACGCTGGTCGGCGTCGCGGCGCGCCTGCTCGAGGCGAGCGGGCTCGCACCGAGACAGGCTCCGAAGAGCGACGACGATCCACCGCCGCTGCGCGCGCTCACCGGCGGCATGGCGGCGCGCACGCGCTCGCCGGAGACGCGACGAGACGACGAGAGCGGCGCGCCGCGACCCCGCCGGCGCGTCCCGCTCGACGACGGCGCGGTGCCCGAGCGCTACGACGAGGATCGCGTGGTCGTGCGGCCGCGCGACCCGTGCACGGTGCACGTCTACTGGAGCCTGAGCGAGGCGACGCGCGCGCAGCGCGCGGCGAACGCGGATCGTCTACTGCGCGACGCCGTGCAGATCGAGACGCGCGCGAGCGACCTCGATGCGCAGAGCGATGCGGCGAGCGCGAACGGCGGCGCGACCTGGATCGTGCCGCTCGCGCCGCTCGCCGACGCGACGTACCTCGACCTGCCCTCGCCGTGCGACGCCGTCCGCGTGACCTTCGGCTGGCTCGAGGAGGACGGCGCGTTCGTGCCGCGCGTGGCCTCCACCTGGGTCCGCATGCCGCCCGCGGGTCCGGCTGCGGAGGAGGCGCCGCGCTGGCGCCAGCTCGCGTCGCCGAGCCAGGAGCCCGTCGAGCCGCCGCCGCTGCCGTCGCGCGAAGCGCGGGACGCCTTGCTGCGTCGTGCGCAGGAAACCCTGATGTGGATCTCGAGCGCGGAGCGTCCGGCGGGACATCCGCTCGAGACCGAGCCGAGCGCGTCGCCCGAGCGCGGCTGA
- a CDS encoding ferredoxin translates to MKVVVDFDKCNSNAVCQAAAPEVFEVREDNFLYILQENPPESLRAKVEAAARGCPTRAITIED, encoded by the coding sequence ATGAAGGTCGTCGTCGATTTCGACAAGTGCAACAGCAACGCGGTCTGCCAGGCGGCGGCCCCGGAGGTATTCGAGGTCCGCGAGGACAACTTCCTCTACATCCTGCAGGAGAACCCGCCGGAGAGCCTGCGCGCCAAGGTCGAGGCCGCCGCGCGCGGCTGTCCGACCCGCGCGATCACGATCGAAGACTGA
- a CDS encoding alpha/beta hydrolase, with translation MPAVQRIEVNGVRLAVTDHGSAAPGDARPLVLAHATGFCGGVWNPLVPKLRERFRVITFDQRGHGDSDKPDTPYPWTEFVADLAGLIETLGLRDVYAVGHSKGGAAVAGVAATRPGLIARAALVEPVLVPRLGDEQQRPSSNLLADGARRRRMVWESRQQMLDAFSGRPPFDVWRRDFLEAYVEHGTTVRPDGRVELKCPGEIEARVYEGGARSASLEYLPKIRIPTLIVAGERSTTLPVELARQAVAMLSNGRLEILANVGHFAPMEAPADVLRLLEAFFGD, from the coding sequence ATGCCGGCGGTCCAGCGCATCGAGGTCAACGGGGTCCGGCTCGCGGTGACCGATCACGGCAGCGCGGCGCCGGGCGACGCGCGTCCGCTCGTGCTCGCGCACGCGACCGGCTTCTGCGGTGGCGTCTGGAATCCGCTCGTGCCGAAGCTGCGCGAGCGCTTCCGCGTCATCACCTTCGACCAGCGCGGCCACGGCGACAGCGACAAGCCCGACACGCCGTATCCGTGGACCGAGTTCGTCGCCGACCTCGCGGGGCTCATCGAGACCCTCGGGCTGCGCGACGTCTACGCCGTCGGGCACTCGAAGGGCGGCGCCGCGGTGGCGGGCGTCGCGGCGACGCGTCCCGGGCTGATCGCACGTGCGGCGCTCGTCGAGCCCGTGCTCGTGCCGCGGCTCGGCGACGAGCAGCAGCGTCCCTCGAGCAACCTGCTCGCCGACGGCGCACGTCGCCGTCGCATGGTCTGGGAAAGCCGGCAGCAGATGCTCGACGCGTTCTCGGGGCGACCGCCGTTCGACGTCTGGCGGCGCGACTTCCTCGAAGCGTACGTCGAGCACGGCACCACGGTGCGTCCCGACGGGCGCGTCGAGCTCAAGTGCCCGGGCGAGATCGAGGCGCGCGTCTACGAGGGCGGCGCGCGCTCGGCGAGCCTCGAGTACCTGCCGAAGATTCGTATCCCGACGCTGATCGTCGCGGGCGAACGCAGCACGACGCTGCCGGTCGAGCTCGCGCGTCAAGCAGTCGCGATGCTGTCGAACGGGCGCCTCGAGATCCTCGCGAACGTCGGCCACTTCGCGCCGATGGAGGCGCCGGCCGACGTGCTGCGCCTGCTAGAGGCGTTCTTCGGAGACTGA
- a CDS encoding gamma-butyrobetaine hydroxylase-like domain-containing protein: protein MAAPAKIRQTRAVGRYALGVDWEDGHDSILPHVHLRAHCPCDACAEVRARNELPGGRDVSLETLELVGDASVYLRWSDGHETFYLVEELRGLCRCAYCIGEPERPITG, encoded by the coding sequence ATGGCCGCGCCGGCGAAGATCCGTCAGACCAGAGCGGTCGGGCGCTACGCGCTCGGCGTCGACTGGGAGGACGGCCACGACTCGATCCTACCGCACGTCCACTTGCGGGCACACTGTCCGTGCGACGCCTGCGCGGAAGTGCGCGCGCGCAACGAGCTGCCGGGCGGACGCGACGTGAGCCTCGAGACGCTCGAGCTCGTCGGCGACGCGAGCGTCTACCTGCGCTGGTCGGACGGACACGAGACCTTCTACCTCGTCGAGGAGCTGCGAGGCCTGTGCCGATGCGCGTACTGCATCGGCGAGCCGGAACGTCCGATCACCGGCTGA
- a CDS encoding sigma-70 family RNA polymerase sigma factor, with protein MEPLVGDLDVLGRFYADLAKTPLLDREAERALTTEISKARDAVVRWLRRNPRIVNVTLTERGRGVIRPTEEFREREILLVADRARRLARSPAKLRKLRLTRERVSKFARELDARLEVYRVARDAMLKANLRLVAAIARKHARRGLPLPDLIQEGTLGLLRAVEKFDPAKDIKFSTYAVWWIWQYIARSIDNDRSVVRTPVHWHELRRKVGRLSQALESKLHRAPSKDEIIQAGGIDQNQLEMMAEPAHVLSLDMELGHDDDRTLAEVIPDEQGDRPEARSMAGDLSRHLESVLTELPDREQAIIRLRFGLDDDQVETLEEIGVRYGVSRERIRQLEAKALTRLRDLCGSAGLDAFLEA; from the coding sequence ATGGAGCCTTTGGTCGGGGATCTCGACGTCCTCGGCCGCTTCTACGCCGATCTTGCCAAGACCCCGCTGCTCGACCGTGAGGCCGAGCGCGCGCTGACCACGGAGATCAGCAAGGCCCGCGACGCGGTCGTGCGCTGGCTGCGACGCAACCCGCGCATCGTCAACGTGACCCTCACCGAGCGCGGCCGCGGCGTCATCCGTCCGACCGAGGAGTTCCGCGAGCGGGAGATCCTGCTGGTGGCCGATCGTGCGCGCCGCCTCGCGCGTAGCCCGGCGAAGCTGCGCAAGCTGCGCCTGACGCGCGAGCGCGTGAGCAAGTTCGCCCGCGAGCTCGATGCGCGGCTCGAGGTGTACCGCGTTGCGCGCGACGCCATGCTGAAGGCGAACCTGCGCCTGGTCGCGGCGATCGCCCGCAAGCACGCGCGTCGTGGCCTGCCGCTGCCCGACCTGATCCAGGAGGGCACGCTGGGCCTGCTGCGCGCGGTCGAGAAGTTCGACCCGGCGAAGGACATCAAGTTCTCGACCTACGCCGTCTGGTGGATCTGGCAGTACATCGCCCGCTCGATCGACAACGACCGTTCGGTCGTGCGCACGCCGGTGCACTGGCACGAGCTGCGGCGCAAGGTCGGGCGTCTCTCGCAGGCGCTCGAGAGCAAGCTGCACCGTGCGCCGTCGAAGGACGAGATCATCCAGGCGGGTGGCATCGACCAGAACCAGCTCGAGATGATGGCGGAGCCGGCGCACGTGCTCTCGCTCGACATGGAGCTCGGCCACGACGACGACCGCACGCTCGCCGAGGTGATCCCGGACGAGCAGGGCGATCGTCCCGAGGCGCGCAGCATGGCGGGCGATCTGTCGCGTCACCTCGAGAGCGTTCTCACCGAGCTGCCGGATCGTGAGCAGGCGATCATCCGCCTGCGCTTCGGGCTCGACGACGACCAGGTCGAGACGCTCGAGGAGATCGGCGTGCGCTACGGCGTGAGCCGCGAGCGCATCCGTCAGCTCGAGGCGAAGGCGCTCACCCGCCTGCGCGACCTCTGTGGGTCGGCCGGCCTGGACGCCTTCCTCGAGGCCTGA
- a CDS encoding 2,3-bisphosphoglycerate-dependent phosphoglycerate mutase yields MPTLVLLRHGESQWNLENRFTGWVDVPLTDRGREEARRAGQRLRESGIRFDRAFTSMLSRAQETLDIVLEELGQKDLPVERDQALNERHYGDLQGLNKAETAKKFGDEQVHIWRRSYDVAPPGGESLKDTAARTLPYFEQHVVPALRKGETVLIAAHGNSLRSIVMDLEKLTREQILELNLATGVPIVYRLDDDLKIVDKQILD; encoded by the coding sequence GTGCCGACGCTCGTCTTGCTCCGCCACGGCGAATCTCAGTGGAATCTCGAGAACCGCTTCACCGGCTGGGTCGACGTGCCGCTGACCGACCGCGGCCGCGAGGAGGCCCGCCGCGCGGGGCAGCGACTGCGCGAGTCGGGCATCCGCTTCGATCGTGCCTTCACCTCGATGCTGTCGCGCGCGCAGGAGACGCTCGACATCGTGCTCGAGGAGCTCGGCCAGAAGGATCTGCCGGTCGAGCGCGACCAGGCGCTCAACGAGCGCCACTACGGCGACCTGCAGGGGCTCAACAAGGCCGAGACCGCGAAGAAGTTCGGTGACGAGCAGGTGCACATCTGGCGGCGCAGCTACGACGTCGCGCCGCCGGGCGGCGAGAGCCTGAAGGACACCGCGGCCCGCACCCTGCCCTACTTCGAGCAGCACGTCGTGCCGGCGCTGCGCAAGGGCGAGACCGTGCTGATCGCGGCGCACGGCAACAGCCTGCGCTCGATCGTCATGGACCTCGAGAAGCTGACCCGCGAGCAGATCCTCGAGCTCAACCTCGCGACCGGCGTGCCGATCGTCTACCGCCTCGACGACGACCTGAAGATCGTCGACAAGCAGATCCTCGACTAG
- a CDS encoding methyltransferase domain-containing protein, with the protein MASSAGAKEAHVPAIIAGYPTQVEAFDLDAFTIGLVTVRNLEQHVDRDRLLNDETLVPPYWAMVWGGARALAVHIATRLQCERRTVLDVGCGLGLVALAAARAGARVTAIDREVAPIEFLMASAAVNGTPVEALVGDITTARFAEPFDLVLAADLLYERAEFEALARALGRQVAPGGTLWVADPQRVDTATFYQALGREGFAIREVCVSEVREECALLRVRLIALQRAGE; encoded by the coding sequence ATGGCGTCGTCGGCGGGCGCGAAGGAAGCCCACGTTCCCGCAATCATCGCCGGCTACCCGACGCAGGTCGAAGCGTTCGACCTCGACGCCTTCACGATCGGTCTGGTGACCGTGCGCAACCTCGAGCAGCACGTCGACCGCGATCGGCTGCTGAACGACGAGACCTTGGTCCCGCCGTACTGGGCGATGGTGTGGGGCGGCGCGCGCGCGCTCGCCGTGCACATCGCGACGCGCCTTCAGTGCGAGCGCCGGACGGTGCTTGACGTCGGCTGCGGGCTCGGGCTCGTCGCGCTCGCCGCGGCTCGTGCGGGAGCGCGGGTGACGGCGATCGACCGCGAGGTGGCGCCGATCGAGTTCCTGATGGCGAGCGCCGCGGTCAACGGCACGCCGGTCGAGGCGCTGGTCGGCGACATCACGACCGCCCGCTTCGCCGAGCCGTTCGACCTCGTGCTGGCGGCCGATCTGCTCTACGAGCGCGCCGAGTTCGAGGCGCTCGCGCGGGCGCTCGGGCGTCAGGTGGCGCCGGGAGGCACGCTGTGGGTCGCGGATCCGCAGCGCGTCGACACGGCGACGTTCTACCAGGCGCTGGGACGCGAGGGCTTCGCGATCCGCGAGGTCTGCGTCTCCGAGGTGCGCGAGGAATGCGCGCTGCTCAGGGTGCGCCTGATCGCGCTGCAGCGCGCGGGTGAGTGA
- a CDS encoding FAD-binding protein — MRIVVCVKQVPEVSELELDPATRRLRREGVPLMLNPFDRRAMLEAVRLREEAGGTVVALSMGPPQTADALRECLSLGADEAVHLCDPRFAGADTLATSRALADALRRIGFDLVLAGRFSIDSETGQVGPEVAELLGVPCASGVRRLTLRTEDAGTVLQLECERDDGYADVECPLPAVVTCTDRWKTRVPVVVPDEEAAQSRPLHTWTREDLGNDPARYGERGSPTWVEEVQAVASQRERRLLTTEEGIDDAVRAVLDEIAALRERAAREERRHALAHARRDDPRGAIWVLAERAHDGRLRSTTAELLAAADRLAARLGVGVCAYVVAPDLPAEEHPVSNVEALATELGHLGADVLLRSSTQDAPSEARQLADLAAAVQSFAPRIVLAPASGLGRELVPRLAARLGLGLTGDALGVELDEEGRLRQLKPAFGGQFVAPVLSHTRPEMVTVRPGMLEPAQPQPERGAATIVALPVLDVAPSPRRVVRFTPELSASVDLDAASLVVCVGFGAGPKERMPQIEALASALGGVVAGTRRVCDLGWLPRQLQVGISGRSVAPALYLALGVRGSFNHMVGLQRARRVIAVNRDPRAEIFAGADLGVVADAPSFVDALLARLGERNGG, encoded by the coding sequence TTGAGGATCGTCGTCTGCGTGAAGCAGGTGCCCGAGGTGTCGGAGCTCGAGCTCGACCCGGCCACGCGAAGGCTGCGACGCGAGGGCGTGCCGCTGATGCTCAACCCCTTCGACCGGCGAGCGATGCTGGAAGCGGTGCGCCTGCGGGAGGAGGCGGGCGGCACGGTGGTGGCGCTCAGCATGGGGCCGCCGCAGACCGCGGACGCGCTGCGCGAGTGTCTCTCGCTCGGTGCGGACGAGGCCGTGCACCTGTGCGATCCGCGCTTCGCGGGCGCCGACACGCTCGCGACCTCGCGCGCGCTCGCCGATGCGCTGCGGCGCATCGGCTTCGACCTCGTGCTCGCCGGACGCTTCAGCATCGACTCCGAGACCGGGCAGGTCGGTCCGGAGGTCGCGGAGCTGCTCGGCGTGCCGTGCGCGAGCGGGGTGCGACGCTTGACGCTGCGCACGGAGGACGCCGGCACCGTCCTGCAGCTCGAGTGCGAGCGCGACGACGGCTACGCCGACGTCGAGTGCCCGCTGCCGGCGGTCGTGACGTGCACCGATCGCTGGAAGACGCGCGTCCCGGTCGTCGTGCCGGACGAGGAGGCCGCGCAGTCGCGGCCGCTCCACACCTGGACCCGTGAGGACCTCGGCAACGATCCCGCGCGCTACGGCGAGCGAGGCTCGCCGACCTGGGTCGAGGAGGTCCAGGCGGTCGCGTCGCAGCGCGAGCGCCGGCTGCTCACCACCGAGGAGGGCATCGACGACGCCGTCCGTGCGGTGCTCGACGAGATCGCGGCGTTGCGTGAGCGTGCGGCGCGCGAGGAGCGGCGGCACGCGCTCGCGCACGCGCGGCGCGACGATCCGCGCGGCGCGATCTGGGTGCTCGCCGAGCGCGCCCACGACGGACGGCTGCGCTCGACGACCGCCGAGCTGCTCGCGGCCGCAGATCGCCTCGCCGCGCGTCTCGGCGTCGGCGTCTGCGCGTACGTCGTCGCGCCCGACCTGCCCGCGGAGGAGCATCCCGTCTCCAACGTGGAAGCGCTCGCCACCGAGCTCGGACACCTCGGCGCCGACGTGCTTCTGCGCTCGAGCACGCAGGACGCTCCGAGCGAGGCGCGCCAGCTTGCGGACCTCGCCGCCGCGGTGCAGAGCTTCGCGCCGCGCATCGTGCTCGCGCCGGCGAGCGGGCTCGGGCGCGAGCTCGTGCCGCGTCTCGCGGCGCGTCTCGGCCTCGGGCTCACCGGCGACGCGCTCGGCGTCGAGCTCGACGAGGAAGGTCGGCTGCGTCAGCTCAAGCCGGCGTTCGGCGGGCAGTTCGTGGCGCCCGTGCTGTCGCACACGCGGCCCGAGATGGTGACGGTGCGGCCGGGGATGCTCGAGCCCGCGCAGCCGCAGCCCGAGCGGGGGGCTGCGACCATCGTCGCGCTGCCTGTGCTTGACGTCGCGCCGTCGCCCAGGCGGGTCGTGCGCTTCACGCCCGAGCTTTCGGCGAGCGTCGACCTCGACGCTGCGTCGCTCGTCGTCTGCGTCGGCTTCGGCGCCGGACCGAAGGAGCGCATGCCGCAGATCGAGGCGCTCGCGTCGGCGCTCGGCGGCGTGGTCGCGGGCACGCGCCGCGTCTGCGACCTCGGCTGGCTACCGCGTCAGCTGCAGGTCGGGATCTCGGGGCGCAGCGTCGCGCCCGCGCTCTACCTCGCGCTCGGCGTCCGCGGCTCGTTCAACCACATGGTCGGGCTGCAACGCGCGAGGCGCGTGATCGCGGTCAACCGCGACCCGCGCGCCGAGATCTTCGCCGGCGCCGACCTCGGCGTCGTCGCGGACGCGCCGAGCTTCGTCGACGCGCTGCTCGCGCGGCTCGGTGAGCGGAACGGCGGCTAG
- a CDS encoding twin-arginine translocase TatA/TatE family subunit: MWGIGFPELIVILVIALLVFGPGRLPEVGSFLGKSLRAFRDAVERRDDEDGGEQVEGSGSEKLPPGGNAA, encoded by the coding sequence ATGTGGGGCATCGGCTTTCCCGAGCTGATCGTGATCCTCGTGATCGCGCTGCTCGTGTTCGGACCCGGGCGCTTGCCCGAGGTGGGGAGCTTCCTCGGCAAGTCGCTGCGCGCCTTCCGTGACGCGGTCGAGCGGCGCGACGACGAGGACGGCGGCGAGCAAGTCGAGGGATCGGGCTCGGAGAAGCTGCCGCCCGGCGGCAACGCGGCCTGA